The proteins below come from a single Aegilops tauschii subsp. strangulata cultivar AL8/78 chromosome 6, Aet v6.0, whole genome shotgun sequence genomic window:
- the LOC109783149 gene encoding purple acid phosphatase 2: MGALRRHQCLIAAFVLAGLLLVQAEARGVTSAYRRRLEAAEDMPLDADVFAVPPGHNAPQQVHVTLGDQAGTAMTVSWVTVDEVGNSTVMYGRAMGRLDMAAEGTHTRYKYHNYTSGFIHHCTLTSLEHGTKYYYAMGFGHTVRTFWFTTPPKPGPDVPFRLGLIGDLGQTSDSNSTLTHYEATGGDAVLFMGDLSYADKHPLHDNNRWDTWGRFSERSVAYQPWIWVTGNHEVDYAPELGETTPFKPFTHRYPTPHRSSGSPEPYWYSVKLASAHIIILSSYSAFGKYTPQYKWLEAELKRVNRSETPWLILASHSPWYNSYNFHYMEGEPMRVQFEQWAVDARVDLVFAGHVHAYERSHRVSNIKYNITDGRCKPVRDRRAPVYMTIGDGGNIEGLADSMTEPQPSYSAFREASFGHAVLDIKNRTHAYYAWYRNADGAKVPADTVWFTNRYYMPNHDDSR, encoded by the exons ATGGGTGCTCTTCGGCGTCACCAGTGCCTCATTGCCGCATTCGTGCTCGCCGGGCTACTCCTCGTCCAGGCCGAGGCGCGCGGGGTGACGAGCGCGTACCGGCGGAGGCTGGAGGCGGCGGAGGACATGCCGCTGGACGCCGATGTCTTCGCCGTGCCGCCCGGGCACAACGCGCCCCAGCAGGTGCACGTCACGCTGGGCGACCAGGCCGGCACGGCCATGACGGTGTCGTGGGTGACGGTCGACGAGGTCGGCAACAGCACCGTCATGTACGGCCGCGCCATGGGCAGGCTCGACATGGCGGCCGAGGGCACGCACACGCGCTACAAGTACCACAACTATACCTCCGGGTTCATCCACCACTGCACGCTCACCAGCCTCGAG CATGGCACCAAGTACTACTACGCCATGGGCTTCGGCCACACAGTGCGTACCTTCTGGTTCACCACCCCTCCCAAGCCCGGCCCGGACGTACCCTTCCGGCTGGGCCTCATCGGCGACCTGGGCCAGACGTCCGATTCCAACAGCACACTGACGCACTACGAGGCTACCGGCGGCGACGCCGTGCTCTTCATGGGCGACCTCTCCTACGCCGACAAGCACCCCCTCCACGACAACAATCGTTGGGACACGTGGGGCCGCTTCTCTGAGCGCAGTGTCGCCTACCAGCCATGGATCTGGGTCACCGGCAACCACGAGGTCGACTACGCCCCGGAGCTC GGTGAGACGACGCCGTTCAAGCCATTCACCCATCGGTACCCGACGCCGCACCGGTCGAGCGGCTCGCCGGAGCCCTATTGGTACTCGGTGAAGCTCGCGTCCGCGCACATCATCATACTGTCCTCCTACTCCGCGTTCGGCAAGTACACGCCGCAGTACAAGTGGCTGGAGGCGGAGCTGAAGCGCGTGAACCGGAGCGAGACGCCATGGCTGATCCTGGCGTCGCACTCGCCGTGGTACAACAGCTACAACTTCCACTACATGGAGGGCGAGCCGATGCGTGTGCAGTTCGAGCAGTGGGCCGTCGACGCCAGGGTCGACCTCGTCTTCGCCGGGCACGTGCACGCGTATGAGCGCAGCCACCGGGTGTCCAACATCAAGTACAACATCACAGACGGGAGGTGCAAGCCGGTGCGGGACCGCCGCGCGCCTGTGTACATGACCATCGGCGACGGCGGCAACATCGAGGGGCTTGCCGACAGCATGACGGAGCCACAACCGAGCTACTCGGCGTTCCGGGAGGCCAGCTTTGGGCATGCCGTGCTGGACATCAAGAACCGCACGCACGCCTACTACGCCTGGTACCGCAACGCCGATGGTGCCAAGGTCCCCGCCGACACCGTGTGGTTCACCAACCGTTACTACATGCCCAACCACGACGACTCTCGTTGA
- the LOC109783147 gene encoding LOW QUALITY PROTEIN: formin-like protein 7 (The sequence of the model RefSeq protein was modified relative to this genomic sequence to represent the inferred CDS: deleted 2 bases in 1 codon), giving the protein MALFRKFFFKKPPDGVLLITDNIYVFDHCFSLNAPEEDQFEAHTRGIAAHLLEDFHDHSFMVANFGTRAEESRLYHILSEYGMTVLDYPGHYEGCPLLTIEMVHCILKSSESWLSLGQHNLLIMHCEQGCWPILAFMLAALLLYLGQYSDEQKTLDMLYKQSSSEFLEMFSPLNPMPSQIRYLRYISMRNVMPEWPPADRALTLDCLTLRMLPDFQSQGGFCPIFRIYGPDPLMPHDQTPKVLFSTPKTSNLVRFNSQADERVNINLQCHVQGDVVIECSNLYDDLDREEMVFRIMFNTAFIRSNILMLSRDEIDMLWNAKDQFPKDFRAEVIFSDMDATTSLVTTEPLSHQDKQGLGVEEFAKVLDIFNHLDWLDGDTDTALDTPQKRFQVTSQGNINASPPDEPETFFDTQEELGFDNFSGEINSSAHVLKLQNHFGMLGSTELKQGPPHSSPTEVPSKPHRIDLDPSRTEPPSVLFSPSEVTKPKASASSVAPSSVTVTPQPVFSPVQPQPLPSDSAVQISSEASATKSAGKPGSQTPIQHEPSPLMVTKSGSSTSWIPSCAPPPLPPRPATVSLAPVSPTLPINTSTSLISVSLKSTMPSPSPPPEPSAFAQAFATEQLVKSQESSYEILKSLSDSSTASAYSVCIVKESSTPKASSPVTLPAIPLTSDSGPLVTPVTRSDPNPASPLPPPPPPPPPIKAATVYEQETSRKEKVAPPQPPPPPPPPALPRAPFENATQSFTTYEISSPPVRSSPPPAPATTSLSVRSSPPPPPPPPPSLFADKKVSSASKYAVPSPLSPNFSQTVPRLQAPTIPPPPPPPPRSSSLVCSSPSTSGRHFMAAPHPPPPPPRLHTLASHVSAPPAPPLLVAAPHPPPPPPPLHTMSSRGSAPPVPPLPPPKLAGASNASQKPSVTRPPPPPPGPPPKNSSNSLPSKGTVVSAAPPPPPTLSFGAKGRSAVRSKSPRGLRANQPSKRTPLKPLHWVKVSRATQGSLWADTQKSDEASRTPEIDLSELESLFSVSMPSTDAKRTRQRPPVASKQEKVHLIDLQRSKNCEIMLRNIKMPLPDLMASVLTLDDSIVDGDQVDYLIKFCPTKEEMELLKSYTGSKENLGKCEQFFLEMMKVPRVESKLRILSFKIKFLTQVADVKNNLNTINDVAEEVRNSDKLKRVMQTILSLGNALNQGTARGSAVGFRLDSLLKLIDIRARNNKMTLMHYLCKVLAGKLPEVLDFVKDLAHLEPATKIQLKDLAEEMQAITKGLEKVEQELATSEKDGPVSETFYKKLKEFLADAQAEGRSLASLYSTAGKSADSLAHYFGEDPVRCPFEQGLSNPSQLFRGICQSWQTLTKMIIEKNIYIQNTRHTPLDTSLSIFSYCVCLIAFTGKDIEFSDWKGDILAVAVTEKDLSKGSDSKFENAVLKKLDAQLSGLLSEASAEEDFTGKAGQSVVLRLSGQGFKRVALVGLGQSAPSTAAACRGIGESVASVAKSAQASSVAVVLASPTGVQEGFKLNAAAAIASGTVLGLHEDSRFKAESKKVHLKQVDLIGLGSGSELDQKLKYVNDLSSGVIFGKELVNAPANVLTPAVLAEEASKIASEHSDVFTATILDVEKCQELKMGSYLGVAAASANPPHFIHLCYKPVGGNVKRKLAIVGKGLTFDSGGYNIKTGPGCSIELMKFDMGGSAAVFGAAKALAQIKPPGVEVHFIVAACENMISGTGMRPGDILTASNGKTIEVNNTDAEGRLTLADALVYACNQGVDKIIDLATLTGACVVALGPSIAGIFTPSDELAQEVAAASELSGEKFWRLPMEESYWEQMKSGVADMVNTGGRQGGSITAALFLKQFVDEKVQWMHIDMAGPVWNDKKRAATGFGVSTLVEWVLKNSSS; this is encoded by the exons ATGGCGCTGTTCCGCAAGTTCTTCTTCAAGAAGCCGCCCGACGGGGTGCTCCTCATCACGGACAACATCTACG TTTTCGATCATTGCTTCTCCTTGAATGCACCGGAAGAGGACCAGTTCGAGGCACACACCAGAGGCATCGCAGCGCATCTTCTAGAGGATTTTCATGATCACTCATTCATGGTGGCAAACTTCGGGACTCGGGCAGAGGAAAGCCGCTTATACCACATTTTATCCGAGTATGGCATGACTGTTTTGGACTACCCGGGCCACTACGAGGGGTGTCCACTTCTCACCATCGAAATGGTGCACTGCATCTTGAAGTCCAGCGAAAGCTGGCTCTCTCTGGGCCAGCATAACTTACTCATAATGCACTGCGAGCAAGGGTGCTGGCCTATCCTGGCTTTCATGCTAGCTGCTCTCTTGTTGTACCTGGGGCAGTATTCAGATGAGCAGAAAACACTCGATATGCTCTACAAACAATCATCTTCGGAGTTCTTGGAGATGTTCTCACCTCTAAACCCCATGCCATCTCAAATTAGGTACTTGCGGTATATTTCGATGAGGAATGTCATGCCTGAGTGGCCGCCCGCTGATAGAGCCCTCACACTGGATTGTCTGACTTTGAGGATGCTTCCTGATTTCCAAAGTCAAGGTGGTTTTTGTCCAATATTCAGGATATATGGTCCAGATCCACTCATGCCCCATGATCAGACTCCCAAAGTTCTTTTTTCAACCCCCAAAACTAGTAATCTTGTCCGTTTTAATTCACAG GCAGATGAACGGGTGAACATAAACCTTCAATGTCATGTCCAAGGTGACGTTGTCATAGAGTGTAGCAACTTGTATGATGATCTAGATCGCGAGGAGATGGTGTTCCGGATCATGTTCAACACCGCTTTCATCAGGTCAAACATCTTGATGCTCAGCCGCGATGAAATAGACATGTTATGGAATGCAAAAGATCAATTCCCTAAAGATTTTCGTGCTGAG GTTATCTTTTCTGACATGGATGCAACTACTTCGCTTGTTACGACAGAGCCTTTGAGTCATCAAGATAAACAAGGACTTGGTGTTGAAGAGTTTGCTAAAGTGCTAGATATCTTCAACCATTTGGACTGGTTGGATGGGGATACGGATACTGCACTGGACACACCCCAGAAAAGGTTCCAGGTTACTTCCCAAGGAAATATTAATGCGTCTCCTCCTGATGAGCCTGAAACCTTTTTTGATACTCAAGAAGAACTTGGCTTTGATAATTTCTCTGGTGAAATCAACTCTTCTGCTCATGTGCTGAAGCTTCAAAATCACTTTGGTATGCTTGGCAGCACTGAACTTAAACAAGGCCCCCCACATTCAAGTCCAACGGAAGTTCCATCCAAACCACATAGAATAGATTTGGATCCTTCACGAACAGAGCCTCCTTCGGTGTTGTTTTCACCATCAGAGGTTACAAAGCCAAAGGCTAGTGCTTCATCAGTAGCACCATCTTCAGTTACAGTTACACCCCAGCCTGTATTTTCACCAGTTCAACCGCAGCCACTGCCATCTGATTCTGCTGTGCAAATTTCATCAGAGGCATCAGCGACAAAATCTGCAGGGAAGCCTGGTTCACAAACTCCAATACAGCATGAACCTTCGCCTCTTATGGTAACTAAATCAGGATCATCAACATCTTGGATACCATCATGTGCACCTCCTCCGCTTCCTCCCCGACCGGCCACTGTTTCATTAGCCCCTGTTTCCCCTACCTTACCCATAAATACTAGTACAAGTCTGATCAGTGTTTCCCTTAAATCAACCATGCCCTCCCCTTCACCTCCTCCAGAGCCATCAGCCTTTGCACAAGCTTTTGCAACTGAACAACTGGTTAAATCACAAGAATCTTCTTACGAGATTCTCAAGTCACTGTCTGATAGTTCTACAGCTTCAGCTTATTCAGTTTGTATAGTAAAGGAATCTAGTACCCCTAAAGCATCTTCACCGGTGACGTTGCCTGCAATTCCTCTGACTTCAGACTCAGGGCCCTTAGTAACTCCAGTCACAAGATCAGATCCTAACCCAGCATCGCCGctcccaccaccaccacctccccCTCCTCCTATAAAAGCAGCCACTGTGTATGAACAGGAGACAAGCAGGAAAGAAAAGGTTGCACCACCTCAGCCTCCACCCCCGCCACCTCCACCAGCACTGCCACGAGCACCTTTTGAAAATGCTACACAGTCGTTTACTACGTATGAAATTTCTTCCCCACCAGTTCGATCTTCACCACCA CCCGCCCCCGCCACCACCTCCCTCAGTG TTCGatcttcaccaccaccaccaccgccaccaccaccctcATTG TTTGCTGACAAAAAGGTCAGTTCAGCATCAAAATATGCGGTTCCATCACCTTTGAGCCCCAACTTTTCACAAACAGTTCCAAGGCTGCAAGCACCAACCattccaccaccacctcctcctccacctcgaAGTAGCTCGTTGGTTTGTTCATCTCCATCCACAAGTGGTAGACATTTCATGGCTGCCCCTCATCCTCCCCCACCTCCCCCACGATTGCATACCCTGGCATCTCATGTATCGGCGCCACCTGCACCCCCGTTACTCGTTGCTGCCCCTCATCCTCCCCCACCTCCCCCGCCATTGCATACCATGTCATCTCGTGGGTCAGCACCACCTGTACCCCCATTGCCTCCTCCGAAGCTAGCTGGGGCCAGCAATGCTTCACAAAAACCATCAGTAACCCGACCACCGCCACCTCCACCAGGCCCACCTCCTAAGAATTCCTCAAACTCTTTGCCAAGCAAAGGAACCGTTGTCAGTGCTGCCCCTCCCCCGCCTCCTACATTATCATTTGGTGCAAAGGGCCGCAGCGCAGTCCGGTCAAAAAGCCCTAGAGGTTTGCGTGCCAACCAGCCATCCAAGAGGACACCTCTGAAGCCATTACACTGGGTAAAAGTGTCAAGAGCAACACAGGGAAGCTTATGGGCAGATACACAGAAGTCTGATGAAGCATCTAG GACTCCGGAGATTGATCTGTCTGAGCTTGAAAGTCTTTTCTCAGTATCCATGCCAAGTACGGATGCAAAACGGACACGCCAACGTCCTCCTGTTGCATCAAAACAAGAAAAAGTTCACTTG ATTGACCTCCAGCGTTCAAAGAATTGTGAAATTATGCTGCGGAACATTAAGATGCCATTGCCTGATTTGATG GCTTCAGTGCTTACCCTTGATGATTCCATCGTTGATGGTGATCAAGTAGATTATCTGATAAAGTTCTGCCCAACTAAGGAAGAAATGGAACTGCTCAAA AGTTATACAGGCAGCAAAGAGAATCTAGGAAAATGTGAGCAG TTCTTCTTGGAAATGATGAAAGTGCCAAGGGTGGAGTCAAAACTGAGAATCTTATCCTTTAAGATAAAGTTTCTTACACAG GTTGCAGACGTGAAAAATAACCTGAATACCATTAATGATGTTGCTGAAGAG GTTAGGAACTCTGACAAGCTTAAGCGAGTGATGCAAACAATTCTTTCCTTGGGGAATGCATTAAACCAAGGAACTGCAAGGG GTTCAGCCGTTGGATTTAGATTAGATAGTCTTCTTAAGCTCATTGATATACGGGCACGAAACAATAAGATGACTCTCATGCATTATTTGTGCAAG GTTCTTGCAGGCAAGCTTCCTGAAGTTCTTGATTTTGTTAAGGATCTTGCGCATTTAGAACCCGCCACAAAG ATCCAATTGAAAGACTTGGCGGAGGAAATGCAAGCGATAACTAAGGGACTGGAAAAGGTCGAGCAGGAACTGGCAACATCTGAAAAAGATGGTCCAGTGTCTGAGACGTTTTACAAG AAACTGAAGGAATTTCTGGCTGATGCCCAAGCTGAAGGGAGGTCATTAGCTTCGCTTTACAGTACAGCG GGGAAAAGCGCGGACTCTCTAGCACATTATTTTGGTGAAGATCCTGTGCGGTGCCCGTTTGAGCAAG GTTTAAGCAACCCCTCTCAGCTCTTTCGTGGTATATGTCAATCTTGGCAAACTTTGACCAAGATGATCATAGAGAAAAATATCTACATCCAGAATACCAGACACACACCATTAGATACATCATTAAGCATATTTTCATATTGCGTATGTCTG ATTGCTTTCACTGGTAAGGACATCGAATTCTCCGACTGGAAGGGCGACATCCTCGCCGTCGCGGTCACGGAGAAGGATCTGTCCAAAGGATCAGACTCCAAATTCGAGAATGCTGTGCTAAAGAAGCTCGACGCTCAGCTCAGCGGTCTGCTCTCTGAGGCCTCAGCCGAGGAGGATTTCACCGGGAAGGCCGGGCAGTCGGTGGTTCTCCGCCTCTCCGGGCAGGGCTTCAAGAGGGTGGCCCTGGTTGGCCTCGGCCAGAGCGCCCCATCCACCGCCGCGGCTTGCCGGGGTATTGGTGAATCTGTTGCATCGGTTGCCAAGTCTGCTCAGGCTAGCAGCGTTGCTGTTGTCCTTGCCTCCCCTACTGGGGTCCAGGAAGGGTTCAAGCTCAACGCTGCAGCGGCAATCGCTTCTG GAACCGTGCTTGGCTTGCATGAGGACAGCAGATTCAAGGCTGAGTCGAAGAAGGTGCATCTTAAACAAGTAGATCTTATTGGACTGGGTTCTGGTTCAGAGCTGGACCAGAAGCTTAAGTATGTGAATGATCTTTCCTCGGGCGTGATTTTCGGGAAAGAGCTTGTCAACGCACCTGCAAATGTCCTTACCCCTG CTGTGCTTGCGGAGGAGGCATCAAAGATTGCTTCTGAACACAGTGATGTATTCACTGCCACAATATTAGATGTAGAGAAATGCCAGGAGCTAAAGATGGGCTCCTACTTGGGAGTTGCCGCAGCTTCTGCAAATCCTCCTCACTTCATCCACTTGTGCTACAAACCCGTTGGTGGCAATGTCAAGAGAAAGCTGGCTATTGTTGGGAAGGGTCTAACTTTTGACAG TGGAGGCTACAACATTAAGACTGGACCAGGTTGCAGTATTGAACTGATGAAGTTTGACATGGGAGGCTCCGCAGCAGTATTTGGTGCAGCAAAAGCTTTGGCCCAAATCAAACCTCCTGGAGTAGAG GTTCACTTTATTGTTGCCGCCTGTGAGAATATGATTAGTGGCACAGGAATGAGACCTGGTGACATTTTGACTGCTTCTAACGGGAAGACAATTGAG GTAAATAACACTGACGCTGAAGGGAGGCTTACACTTGCTGATGCTTTGGTCTATGCTTGTAATCAAGGTGTTGACAAG ATTATTGATCTGGCAACACTAACTGGTGCCTGCGTTGTTGCACTTGGGCCTAGCATTGCTg GAATCTTCACACCAAGTGATGAACTAGCCCAGGAAGTCGCCGCTGCATCTGAGTTATCGGGGGAGAAGTTCTGGAGATTGCCCATGGAGGAAAGCTACTGGGAGCAGATGAAGTCTGGTGTGGCCGACATGGTCAACACCGGTGGTCGACAGGGAGGCTCCATCACCGCTGCCCTGTTCCTTAAacag TTTGTCGACGAGAAGGTTCAGTGGATGCACATCGACATGGCGGGGCCGGTGTGGAACGACAAGAAGCGTGCCGCCACCGGATTCGGCGTGTCCACCCTGGTGGAGTGGGTGCTCAAGAACTCATCATCCTGA